The following are encoded in a window of Desulfopila inferna genomic DNA:
- a CDS encoding ABC transporter permease, producing MAVIPLSALDLSLAAALVLMLAGVSTVLHLGLGKRLILSGLRMTLQLLLIGMVLRQLFASYNIWLIAGLALVMVLIAGREVVVRQRIRVAGFFGYGVGVASMSISAFTISLFSLIVLIQVEPWYTPQYAIPLLGMLLGNTMTGISLALDRMTSDFYDKRNVVEQRLYLGETWQSASADIRINAMRTGMIPIMNSMAAAGIVSLPGTMTGQILGGTPPLEAVKYQILILFLIAAGTGFGVVFSIWLTSRNLFDKRHRFRLEKLKK from the coding sequence ATGGCGGTAATTCCTCTTAGTGCCCTCGATCTGAGTCTCGCGGCGGCTCTCGTTCTCATGCTGGCCGGTGTCAGCACTGTGCTGCATCTCGGCCTGGGAAAACGGCTGATCCTCTCGGGATTACGGATGACTCTGCAGCTTCTCCTCATCGGTATGGTCCTGCGGCAGCTTTTCGCTTCTTATAATATTTGGCTGATAGCGGGTCTTGCCCTGGTGATGGTCCTCATCGCCGGCCGGGAAGTAGTGGTCCGGCAGAGAATACGGGTAGCAGGATTTTTCGGCTATGGAGTCGGAGTAGCTTCAATGTCTATTTCCGCCTTCACCATTTCGCTGTTTTCCCTGATAGTCCTCATACAGGTTGAGCCTTGGTATACTCCACAGTATGCCATTCCGCTGCTCGGCATGCTGCTGGGCAACACCATGACCGGAATTTCACTGGCACTCGATAGAATGACCTCCGATTTTTATGATAAGCGCAACGTTGTTGAACAGCGGCTCTATCTTGGTGAAACCTGGCAATCCGCAAGTGCCGATATTCGAATAAATGCGATGCGAACAGGAATGATACCCATTATGAATTCGATGGCCGCCGCCGGCATAGTCAGTCTGCCCGGAACCATGACCGGCCAGATATTGGGAGGTACGCCTCCTTTGGAGGCTGTAAAGTATCAGATTTTAATCCTCTTTCTCATAGCTGCGGGCACAGGGTTCGGGGTCGTCTTTTCCATCTGGTTGACAAGTAGGAACCTGTTCGACAAAAGACATAGATTCCGTCTGGAAAAACTGAAAAAGTGA
- a CDS encoding ABC transporter ATP-binding protein, giving the protein MTDPLFSVDRLTYLQNGPYSFSLYSNEVVGFTGPSGIGKTQMLRALVESIPYDGTILLDGVKAECFPAPSWRRKVGLVAAESAWWYDDVGSHFNKANGDPELVDILTRLGFEIDVLSWSISRLSTGERQRLALARELTLKPVILLLDEPCSALDPYAVSLVETLLSDYQKTPKTALLWVSHDHDQLKKVAGRCFHVHRHTLEQFWPDPGKTENPGIPWR; this is encoded by the coding sequence ATGACGGATCCGCTCTTCTCCGTAGACCGGCTCACATATCTGCAGAACGGTCCTTATTCCTTTTCCTTGTATAGTAATGAGGTCGTTGGTTTCACCGGTCCCTCCGGGATAGGGAAAACACAGATGCTGAGAGCCCTGGTTGAATCGATACCCTATGACGGAACCATTCTCCTGGACGGGGTCAAGGCGGAGTGCTTTCCCGCCCCCTCCTGGCGCAGAAAAGTGGGACTTGTTGCGGCCGAATCGGCCTGGTGGTATGACGATGTCGGCAGCCACTTCAACAAGGCCAACGGAGATCCCGAGCTCGTCGATATTCTGACACGACTTGGTTTTGAGATAGATGTCCTTTCCTGGAGTATCAGCAGGCTTTCCACCGGCGAGCGCCAGAGACTCGCCCTGGCGAGGGAACTCACCCTCAAACCGGTTATCCTGTTGCTTGATGAACCCTGCTCTGCATTGGATCCCTATGCTGTCTCTCTTGTTGAAACATTACTTTCCGATTACCAGAAAACTCCGAAAACCGCATTGCTCTGGGTGAGTCATGATCATGATCAACTCAAGAAGGTAGCCGGTAGATGTTTTCATGTCCACCGCCATACTCTGGAACAGTTCTGGCCTGATCCGGGAAAAACAGAAAATCCGGGTATCCCATGGCGGTAA
- a CDS encoding two-component system sensor histidine kinase NtrB has product MTLQFVVVVEYVVKGKKKSYEMLDSIRQQKIDAQLQPFKLVKYFSFSSLAVILVFTLFLSWAISNHARKIMLEQSEEYSVAFAENLNQQVFRRFVVITALRYGAIQLSNPEQFETLDKIIREIIQGMNVESVTIFDSKVNVISYSTIMEQVGKEDIGGEEYRKALSGITNSNILTSGSVANLVPGTEPLKCRLKTYIPFRQVGPSGESGEIIMGVIEIVKDLSSDYKAIIRLQGSIILVSSAVMMVLFLVLRTIVMGASKKVEQRVDERLQLEEKLNQSERLAHLGSMVATVSHEIKSPLGIVRSTAEILEKRIRKVAPGNEHLARIIIEETSRLNTITMEFLDFARPQQAKLEKRDVNEVVKKALIFIAPKAAEQHVEIRNELAETPVPAKVDIELLYRALLNILVNALQAMKKEGVLRVSTRALSKTGGAEIEIEDNGIGMSEKKMEFIFNPFFTDKSKGTGLGLSITKNIIDSHNGELRVSSRKDEGTTFSVLLP; this is encoded by the coding sequence GTGACACTTCAATTTGTCGTCGTTGTGGAGTATGTGGTGAAAGGTAAGAAAAAATCATACGAGATGCTCGACTCGATTCGGCAGCAGAAGATCGACGCTCAACTCCAGCCCTTCAAGCTGGTCAAATACTTCTCTTTTTCAAGTCTTGCCGTCATCCTTGTTTTTACTCTTTTTCTGTCCTGGGCCATATCCAACCATGCCAGAAAAATCATGCTCGAACAGAGCGAGGAGTATTCAGTAGCATTTGCCGAAAACCTCAACCAGCAGGTCTTCAGAAGGTTTGTGGTCATCACTGCTCTGCGTTATGGAGCGATCCAGTTAAGTAATCCCGAACAATTTGAAACCCTGGACAAGATAATCCGGGAAATTATACAGGGAATGAATGTCGAATCCGTCACCATATTTGACTCCAAGGTCAATGTGATCTCCTATTCCACCATCATGGAGCAGGTTGGTAAAGAGGATATCGGCGGGGAGGAGTATCGTAAAGCCCTCAGCGGTATTACCAATTCGAATATTCTCACCTCCGGCTCGGTTGCCAATCTTGTCCCCGGCACCGAACCACTCAAGTGCCGTTTAAAAACCTATATCCCCTTCCGTCAGGTGGGTCCGAGCGGCGAGAGCGGAGAGATTATCATGGGAGTGATCGAGATTGTCAAAGATCTTTCCAGTGATTATAAAGCTATAATACGACTTCAGGGCAGTATCATCCTGGTTTCCAGTGCAGTGATGATGGTTCTCTTTCTGGTCTTGCGCACCATAGTCATGGGAGCATCAAAGAAGGTTGAACAGCGCGTTGATGAAAGGCTGCAGCTTGAAGAAAAGCTGAACCAGTCTGAAAGGCTGGCTCATCTTGGTTCCATGGTGGCCACAGTCTCGCATGAGATTAAAAGTCCACTGGGAATTGTTCGCAGCACCGCTGAAATCTTGGAAAAGCGCATCAGGAAGGTCGCTCCCGGAAATGAACATCTTGCCCGTATCATCATAGAAGAAACCAGCAGATTGAACACCATCACCATGGAGTTTCTTGATTTCGCCAGACCTCAGCAGGCCAAACTGGAGAAACGTGATGTCAACGAAGTGGTGAAAAAAGCCCTTATTTTTATTGCTCCCAAAGCTGCTGAACAACACGTCGAAATCAGAAACGAACTGGCTGAAACCCCTGTACCGGCGAAGGTTGATATCGAACTGCTCTACAGGGCTCTGCTGAACATCCTGGTCAACGCCCTGCAGGCTATGAAAAAGGAAGGAGTGCTGAGGGTGTCTACCCGCGCTCTTTCCAAGACCGGCGGTGCGGAAATAGAAATTGAGGATAATGGCATAGGTATGTCGGAGAAAAAAATGGAGTTCATTTTCAATCCCTTCTTTACCGATAAAAGCAAAGGAACCGGGTTAGGCCTTTCCATTACCAAAAATATTATCGACAGCCATAACGGTGAATTGCGGGTGAGCAGCCGAAAGGATGAGGGAACGACCTTTTCCGTGCTCCTGCCATGA
- a CDS encoding radical SAM protein yields MERGGYLKKWKGKIPIALIYPNSYAVGMSSLGLQLVYSLLNRRDDVICERFFLPEESERPVSLESGRPLNDFPYIFISVSFEHDYLHIVKILLAGGIEPFAGKREERQEGRPLVVCGGVATFMNPEPIAPFVDFFLVGEAEPILDDFVDFLAENSGTSTPRQLSLEAVHKFEGVYAPGLYTPVYDKKGSCSAMVPEPGVPARVKRLSLAKCERAGHSELLTPLAEFSNLYLTELGRGCSRGCRFCAAGFIYRPPRLWDADAVIEGLKERPTEVSRVGLLGMEMAGGTTLDHISGYILESGCALSFSSLRADRINDGLLNLLSKSDLKSVAIAPDGASERLRRVINKGLDRGDLLTAAGRLAEAGIFKLKLYVMVGLPTETCEDLQEFIDLVAAIKQKIDAIGKKRGRLTEIYLSVNCFVPKPWTPFQYHPFGIGRQLENDEMGTVKEALTNFREKISYLKKGLKDVANVHFQADKPENALFQALLSRGDRRLADVLFDMAVTNMSWKAGLKKNELRAEWFISAGSDAKRYFPWYIIDHGIEHDYLWQEYLKGLRSASTEPCDTSICRRCGVCGER; encoded by the coding sequence TTGGAAAGAGGCGGTTATCTCAAGAAGTGGAAAGGAAAGATCCCGATTGCCCTCATTTATCCGAACAGTTATGCCGTCGGTATGTCCAGCCTTGGCTTGCAGCTGGTTTACTCTCTTCTCAACAGGCGGGATGATGTTATCTGTGAACGCTTTTTTCTGCCGGAAGAAAGTGAACGTCCGGTTTCCCTCGAATCGGGCCGTCCTCTCAACGATTTCCCCTATATATTTATCTCTGTCAGTTTCGAACACGATTACCTTCATATTGTAAAAATCCTTCTTGCCGGAGGAATCGAGCCCTTTGCCGGAAAGAGGGAGGAGCGACAGGAAGGCAGACCCCTGGTAGTCTGCGGCGGAGTGGCCACCTTTATGAATCCGGAGCCAATTGCTCCTTTTGTCGATTTTTTCCTTGTGGGTGAAGCTGAACCCATTCTCGATGATTTTGTCGACTTCCTGGCGGAGAATTCAGGCACCTCTACCCCGAGGCAACTCAGCTTGGAGGCTGTGCATAAGTTTGAAGGTGTCTATGCTCCCGGATTATATACTCCTGTTTATGATAAAAAAGGCAGCTGCTCGGCAATGGTTCCAGAGCCGGGGGTGCCGGCCAGGGTAAAACGGTTGAGCCTGGCTAAATGTGAGAGAGCGGGGCATTCTGAGCTTCTGACCCCGCTGGCAGAATTTTCCAATCTCTATCTGACCGAGCTGGGGCGCGGTTGTTCACGCGGCTGCAGATTCTGTGCCGCCGGTTTTATTTACCGCCCCCCGAGGCTCTGGGATGCCGATGCAGTCATTGAAGGTCTTAAGGAAAGACCGACGGAGGTCAGCCGCGTTGGCCTTTTAGGCATGGAGATGGCCGGCGGTACAACACTTGATCATATATCCGGCTACATCCTGGAAAGCGGCTGTGCTCTTTCTTTCTCTTCCCTGCGAGCCGATCGGATAAACGACGGCCTTCTCAACCTTCTGTCGAAATCGGACCTGAAGAGTGTGGCCATTGCTCCGGATGGTGCTTCAGAACGGCTGCGCCGTGTAATCAATAAAGGGCTCGACCGCGGCGATCTGCTCACTGCTGCCGGCAGGCTCGCTGAGGCCGGTATCTTTAAGCTGAAGCTCTACGTCATGGTGGGACTGCCTACCGAGACCTGTGAAGATTTGCAGGAATTTATTGATCTGGTTGCCGCCATCAAGCAAAAAATCGATGCCATCGGCAAGAAGAGAGGGCGATTGACGGAAATCTATCTTTCCGTCAATTGTTTTGTACCGAAACCCTGGACGCCGTTTCAATATCATCCCTTCGGTATCGGCAGACAGCTGGAAAACGACGAAATGGGCACGGTCAAGGAAGCCCTGACCAATTTCAGGGAGAAGATATCGTATCTGAAGAAAGGGTTGAAGGACGTTGCCAACGTGCATTTTCAGGCAGACAAGCCTGAAAATGCCCTTTTTCAGGCATTGCTTTCCCGGGGAGACCGCCGGCTGGCCGATGTCCTCTTCGATATGGCTGTCACAAACATGTCCTGGAAGGCCGGTTTGAAGAAGAATGAGCTTCGCGCCGAGTGGTTTATTAGTGCCGGCAGTGATGCCAAGAGGTATTTTCCGTGGTATATCATAGACCACGGAATAGAGCACGACTATCTCTGGCAGGAATACTTGAAAGGATTGCGGTCGGCTTCGACAGAACCTTGTGACACTTCAATTTGTCGTCGTTGTGGAGTATGTGGTGAAAGGTAA
- the ftsZ gene encoding cell division protein FtsZ, which produces MPFRMAESESVAKVKVIGVGGGGGNAINTMVANKLQGVEFIAANTDKQALNQSKADICLQLGPSITKGLGAGADPEMGMQAAHESIEELKNSLKGSDMVFVTAGLGGGTGTGAAPVVAKISKDLGALTVAVVTKPFAFEGKNRMRNAEEGWNELQKYADTIITVPNDRLLSMMQKNSKLADMLAQADNVLLQAVKGITDLINVPGLINADFADLRTVMREVGPAVMGSGFAVGENRATEAARRAIDNQLLEDVGIDGARGLLINISATEESFAMSEFMEASALIQEKVDDEAKVVIGALYDETLGDELHVTVIATGVGSSISSGKTIAQVEDLPRPQKQQKESVKVQLAQKNPRPSGTILPNSNFDGFDNLGTSREGVREHDSWNDEFLETPTYLRKKAN; this is translated from the coding sequence ATGCCGTTTAGAATGGCTGAATCAGAAAGCGTCGCAAAAGTAAAAGTTATCGGAGTAGGTGGCGGCGGCGGAAATGCAATCAACACCATGGTGGCCAACAAGCTCCAGGGTGTGGAATTTATTGCTGCCAATACTGATAAGCAGGCATTAAATCAGTCCAAGGCAGACATCTGCCTCCAGCTTGGCCCCAGTATTACTAAAGGGTTGGGAGCAGGAGCCGATCCCGAGATGGGTATGCAGGCTGCCCATGAATCCATAGAGGAGCTGAAAAACAGTCTCAAGGGAAGCGATATGGTCTTCGTTACCGCAGGTCTTGGTGGTGGTACCGGGACCGGCGCCGCGCCGGTGGTCGCCAAGATCAGCAAGGATCTTGGTGCATTAACCGTGGCGGTGGTAACCAAACCGTTTGCCTTTGAGGGCAAAAACCGGATGCGCAATGCCGAAGAAGGCTGGAATGAGCTGCAGAAATATGCGGATACCATTATCACCGTGCCCAACGATCGTCTGCTTTCGATGATGCAGAAAAACTCCAAGCTTGCCGATATGCTTGCTCAGGCGGACAATGTCCTGCTGCAGGCAGTCAAGGGGATTACCGACTTGATTAATGTCCCGGGATTGATCAATGCCGATTTTGCCGATCTCAGGACCGTGATGCGGGAGGTTGGACCTGCCGTAATGGGATCCGGGTTTGCCGTTGGGGAAAATCGTGCCACGGAGGCGGCCAGGCGTGCTATCGACAATCAACTGCTGGAAGATGTCGGCATCGACGGCGCCCGGGGTCTGCTCATCAATATTTCGGCGACGGAGGAGAGTTTCGCCATGTCCGAGTTCATGGAAGCCTCCGCCCTCATCCAGGAAAAGGTGGACGATGAAGCCAAGGTCGTCATCGGCGCACTTTATGATGAAACCCTGGGGGATGAGCTCCATGTCACTGTGATTGCCACCGGAGTCGGCAGCTCGATCAGTAGCGGCAAAACCATTGCCCAGGTTGAGGATCTTCCCAGACCCCAGAAACAGCAGAAAGAGTCCGTGAAGGTACAGCTCGCCCAAAAAAATCCACGTCCTTCCGGTACCATCCTGCCAAATTCAAATTTTGACGGCTTCGATAATCTGGGCACCTCCCGAGAGGGTGTGCGGGAGCATGACAGCTGGAACGATGAATTTTTGGAAACACCAACATATTTGCGAAAGAAGGCGAATTAG
- the ftsA gene encoding cell division protein FtsA — MEEKQEILPAVEAEEHRTHRERGELVVGLDIGTTKVCCVVGEAFEDGVEIIGVGIAPSLGMKKGVVVNIESTVKSIREAVSVAEDMAGCDLHSVHVGIAGNHIKGFNSPGILAINGREIKKSDIDDVITAARTVKISANQQVIHVLPQEYMVDDHTGIQNPLGMTGVRLVTNVHIVTADMGAVHNLVTCCNKAGLDVADLVLESIASADAVLSPDEMELGVALLDIGGGTTDLAIFCEGTIRHTCEIGLGGHNLTNDLSMGLRTPLQEAERLKEDYGSAISSFIKPNLVVDVPTVGDREPRKITQKVLVDIIQARIAEILEVVNRELIASGQKNRINGGIVITGGTALLANIVELAEQIFDLQVRIGYPVGITGAVEKINTPRCTTGVGLVLQGRKKHLVQGQSNSSMVGRVRGWMKKIM, encoded by the coding sequence ATGGAAGAAAAACAGGAAATATTGCCGGCCGTGGAAGCGGAAGAGCATAGAACACACAGGGAGCGCGGTGAGCTGGTTGTCGGCTTGGATATCGGTACCACCAAAGTCTGCTGTGTTGTCGGAGAGGCTTTCGAGGATGGTGTTGAAATTATCGGTGTAGGAATAGCGCCTTCCCTGGGTATGAAAAAGGGCGTGGTTGTCAATATCGAAAGCACCGTAAAATCGATTCGCGAAGCAGTTTCAGTCGCTGAAGACATGGCCGGTTGTGATCTGCATTCCGTTCACGTGGGAATTGCCGGGAACCATATCAAAGGCTTCAATAGTCCGGGCATTCTGGCGATCAACGGCCGGGAAATTAAAAAGAGCGATATCGATGATGTTATTACCGCGGCAAGAACAGTCAAGATTTCTGCTAATCAACAGGTAATTCACGTGCTTCCCCAGGAATACATGGTCGATGACCATACCGGGATCCAGAATCCCCTGGGTATGACCGGTGTCCGCCTGGTGACAAATGTTCATATAGTTACCGCCGATATGGGAGCGGTTCATAATCTGGTCACCTGCTGTAATAAAGCCGGCCTGGATGTCGCTGATCTTGTCCTGGAATCCATTGCTTCCGCGGATGCGGTATTGAGTCCCGATGAGATGGAACTAGGGGTTGCCCTGCTGGATATAGGCGGAGGGACCACCGATCTCGCCATTTTCTGTGAAGGAACAATCCGGCATACCTGTGAGATCGGCCTTGGGGGTCACAATCTAACCAATGATCTCTCCATGGGACTGCGCACGCCGCTGCAGGAGGCTGAACGGTTGAAGGAAGATTACGGCAGCGCTATTTCTTCGTTTATTAAACCGAATCTGGTCGTCGATGTGCCCACCGTCGGTGATCGCGAGCCCCGTAAGATCACGCAGAAGGTTCTGGTGGATATCATTCAGGCCAGAATCGCTGAAATTCTTGAGGTGGTGAACAGGGAACTCATTGCCTCCGGACAGAAGAACAGAATCAATGGCGGAATCGTCATCACCGGCGGAACCGCGTTGCTGGCAAATATCGTGGAGCTGGCCGAGCAGATATTTGATCTGCAGGTGAGGATTGGCTATCCGGTCGGTATCACCGGAGCTGTGGAAAAGATCAATACTCCCAGGTGCACCACAGGAGTCGGACTTGTATTGCAGGGAAGAAAAAAACATTTAGTACAGGGACAGAGCAATTCATCCATGGTTGGTCGAGTCCGGGGCTGGATGAAGAAAATCATGTGA
- a CDS encoding cell division protein FtsQ/DivIB yields MKSVRKLRGFLGSRSLKIRKKNDYAKPWKSALNSYGDSKINKDLLRSAFFGKLKKYLRLPWKERSFVCRSEKRKIYGLRAAKIVGFTALFVLTLAALRNPALQYAGGLDLFRIKEIGVSGCILTDRREILEITGLDYKTSMFGVSTSQVVDYINSHPWIQSAEVNKVWPDTIYIEVKEHRAAALLVSGIPGQEKLMYLNRLGETIAPVKKGDDLDYPVITGLNTGSSEEHELALAEAVSFLKLISYNNPNLPAQSVSEIHFDQDEGLIIRLVDFPFPIYFGRGEINKKYRQLRNVLSVLYNKRKKGVDISEVEYIRMEYLEDKVLVAQSNSG; encoded by the coding sequence ATGAAATCGGTGAGAAAACTGCGTGGCTTCTTAGGTTCCAGATCTTTGAAAATCAGGAAAAAAAATGATTATGCCAAGCCCTGGAAGTCGGCTTTAAACAGCTATGGCGACTCAAAGATAAACAAGGATCTCCTCAGGTCTGCCTTTTTTGGCAAGCTGAAAAAATATTTACGTTTGCCTTGGAAAGAGCGGAGCTTCGTATGCAGATCCGAAAAACGCAAAATATATGGACTCAGAGCGGCAAAAATAGTAGGATTTACCGCACTTTTTGTTTTGACCCTGGCGGCACTCAGAAATCCTGCGCTGCAGTATGCCGGCGGCCTCGATCTTTTTCGCATCAAGGAAATAGGGGTATCCGGCTGCATATTGACGGATCGTAGGGAAATCCTTGAAATAACGGGACTGGACTATAAGACGAGCATGTTCGGTGTTTCTACGAGCCAGGTGGTGGATTATATAAATAGTCATCCATGGATTCAGAGTGCTGAAGTAAACAAGGTGTGGCCGGACACGATTTATATTGAGGTAAAGGAACACCGCGCCGCTGCGTTGCTGGTCAGTGGCATTCCAGGTCAGGAAAAATTGATGTATCTAAACAGGTTGGGTGAAACAATCGCTCCGGTGAAGAAGGGCGACGATTTGGATTATCCGGTCATTACGGGCCTGAATACCGGTTCCTCGGAAGAACATGAGCTGGCCCTTGCGGAGGCGGTATCCTTTCTCAAGCTGATTAGCTACAACAATCCAAATCTCCCAGCCCAGTCGGTGTCTGAGATTCATTTCGATCAGGACGAAGGTTTGATTATTCGGCTGGTCGATTTTCCTTTCCCGATTTATTTTGGCAGAGGGGAGATTAATAAGAAATACAGGCAGCTGCGCAATGTGTTGTCGGTGTTATACAACAAGCGAAAAAAGGGTGTCGATATCAGTGAGGTTGAATATATCCGCATGGAATATCTTGAGGATAAGGTTCTTGTTGCACAGTCAAACTCAGGTTGA
- the murB gene encoding UDP-N-acetylmuramate dehydrogenase has product MKRYSMNELQKNELRALLKHPVQWNCPLRSYTSFGIGGPADALVQVESVGELEKLFLFLVENQLNWRVIGRGTNLLVRDEGFAGIAIVLTGGFKEYECEVGEDAVYLKAGAGCSLTRLSGECAAQGFSGLEFTVGIPGTLGGAIFMNAGAWGGSISDVLLSLDVVNREGRKTYEREQLSFSYRKADTLVEHCVVVGAVLRLCQKKREEVEAVCRGYRERRNQLQPGGYGSAGSIFKNPEGHSAGRLIEASGLKGVMVGDAQVSEKHANFIINRGMASAGDVLDLIAHIQGKVEKDSGIKLDPEVHIL; this is encoded by the coding sequence ATGAAGCGGTACAGCATGAATGAGTTGCAGAAAAATGAACTGCGTGCCCTGCTGAAGCATCCGGTGCAGTGGAACTGCCCTCTGCGCAGCTATACCTCTTTCGGTATCGGCGGCCCGGCTGACGCACTTGTGCAGGTGGAGAGTGTAGGGGAATTGGAGAAACTATTCCTGTTTCTCGTGGAAAATCAGTTGAACTGGCGGGTTATCGGCAGGGGTACCAATCTGCTGGTTCGCGATGAAGGCTTTGCCGGTATAGCAATAGTTCTTACCGGCGGTTTTAAAGAATATGAGTGTGAGGTCGGCGAAGATGCGGTGTATCTCAAGGCTGGAGCCGGTTGCTCTCTGACACGGCTCTCCGGGGAATGTGCTGCTCAAGGTTTTTCAGGACTCGAGTTTACCGTCGGCATCCCGGGAACCCTGGGCGGAGCCATCTTCATGAATGCCGGCGCCTGGGGAGGATCGATTTCCGATGTGCTGCTCAGCCTCGATGTCGTCAACAGAGAGGGAAGAAAAACCTATGAGAGAGAACAGTTGTCATTCAGCTATCGAAAGGCGGACACTCTTGTAGAACATTGTGTAGTCGTGGGGGCGGTGCTCAGGCTTTGTCAAAAGAAAAGAGAAGAGGTTGAGGCCGTATGCCGTGGTTACCGAGAGAGGCGGAATCAGCTTCAGCCTGGTGGTTACGGTAGCGCAGGTTCGATTTTCAAAAATCCGGAGGGGCACAGCGCCGGGCGGCTGATTGAGGCAAGCGGTTTAAAGGGTGTGATGGTCGGTGATGCGCAAGTGTCTGAAAAGCATGCTAATTTTATTATAAACCGGGGCATGGCCAGTGCCGGTGATGTTCTTGATCTGATTGCGCATATACAGGGAAAAGTGGAGAAAGACAGCGGCATAAAGCTCGATCCGGAGGTTCATATATTATGA
- the murC gene encoding UDP-N-acetylmuramate--L-alanine ligase has product MYQKKKHIHFVGIGGIGMSGIAELLINLGYLVTGSDLKSSVMTEHLRELGAKIYIGHNGEWVEGAEVVVTSSAIDRDNAEVVVAQEQNIPVIQRAEMLAELMRLKKYGIAIAGSHGKTSTTSMVSWLLHKAGLDPTIVIGGKVDKLGGNAKLGEGEFLVAEADESDGSFLKLAPVIEVITNIDLEHLDYYRDIEHIKQSFLEFIDKVPFYGAVILCLDDKNIADILPAIAKRTMSYGFTSQADIYAEKISFSEGRIHFTVMKEGQALGDIDIAPPGKHNVYNALAAVCVGLELEIAFADIKEALQSYPGVQRRMQLKGVVNGITVVDDYGHHPTEIMATLEAIKEAWPEKRLVVVFQPHRYSRTQALYKDFQTCFHRADYLIMTDIYAASEKPVPGISSEKLLHEIKLHGQRHTLYIERMADVPERLLELLEEDDLVLTLGAGNIVSAGEKLLKHLRNEAVQHE; this is encoded by the coding sequence ATGTATCAAAAGAAGAAACATATTCATTTTGTAGGAATCGGCGGTATCGGCATGAGCGGTATTGCTGAACTGCTGATTAATCTCGGCTATCTGGTAACGGGTTCCGATCTCAAGTCATCGGTTATGACGGAGCATCTCAGGGAGCTGGGGGCGAAAATCTATATAGGACATAACGGTGAGTGGGTCGAGGGTGCCGAAGTGGTGGTGACTTCATCCGCCATCGACAGGGATAACGCTGAAGTTGTCGTCGCGCAGGAGCAGAATATCCCGGTTATTCAGCGTGCTGAGATGCTGGCAGAACTGATGCGCTTAAAGAAATACGGCATTGCCATTGCCGGCAGTCATGGCAAGACCTCGACAACATCGATGGTCAGTTGGCTGCTGCATAAGGCAGGGCTTGATCCCACCATCGTAATCGGTGGCAAGGTAGACAAACTCGGCGGTAACGCCAAGCTGGGAGAGGGAGAATTTCTGGTCGCCGAGGCGGATGAAAGTGACGGCTCTTTTTTGAAGCTGGCGCCGGTGATCGAGGTTATCACCAATATAGATCTGGAGCATCTTGATTATTATCGTGATATCGAACACATAAAGCAGTCGTTTCTGGAGTTTATAGACAAGGTGCCTTTTTATGGAGCGGTCATCCTTTGTCTCGACGACAAAAACATTGCCGATATCCTTCCTGCAATCGCCAAGAGAACCATGAGTTACGGCTTCACCAGCCAGGCCGATATTTATGCTGAGAAGATATCCTTCTCAGAAGGACGAATACATTTCACCGTCATGAAAGAAGGGCAGGCCTTGGGTGATATTGATATTGCGCCGCCTGGAAAGCATAATGTCTACAACGCACTTGCTGCGGTCTGTGTCGGTCTTGAACTGGAGATCGCCTTTGCCGATATCAAGGAAGCATTGCAGAGCTATCCGGGGGTGCAGAGACGGATGCAGCTCAAGGGGGTGGTAAACGGCATTACCGTGGTTGATGATTACGGTCATCATCCAACCGAGATCATGGCTACTCTTGAGGCTATTAAGGAGGCCTGGCCCGAAAAGAGGCTGGTGGTTGTCTTTCAGCCTCACCGGTATTCGAGAACCCAGGCTTTGTATAAAGATTTTCAAACCTGCTTTCATCGTGCCGATTATCTGATTATGACCGATATCTATGCGGCCAGTGAAAAACCCGTTCCCGGAATTTCATCGGAGAAGCTACTTCATGAAATCAAACTGCACGGACAGCGCCATACTCTATATATAGAGAGAATGGCCGATGTCCCCGAGCGCCTCCTCGAGCTTTTGGAGGAGGATGATCTGGTGCTAACCCTAGGTGCCGGAAATATCGTCAGCGCCGGGGAAAAACTGCTCAAGCATCTGCGGAATGAAGCGGTACAGCATGAATGA